In Treponema primitia ZAS-2, a genomic segment contains:
- a CDS encoding leucine-rich repeat domain-containing protein produces MKRQAFRKTVLIIGLLGTIIFAGCSNLFDAPVKPEPGISPETAATGRVSISLEGTGTDEAGRTLFPHAPVFSKYDLIFTPLDGQTATAPVTITDGARYSLDLAGGYWTIAAVGYVHIQGVSGITDGDYEAARGEATNIYVSTYSAQQISIDINGGVQPGQQGIFSYTVTLPTGFSAAFLQILPLTGGTALKEVSLLSSNPSGSFALDAGYYFLKIKYTKDGKETIRTEVIHIYGGLTTAAAGTKYDFTGFSSIADLMYYLASAAVNTASNPYTIVLKGINLEQDLYKDYDPLRLLFEALSGKYVRLDLSACTGFNIPYSSIEYRPNKDKIVSLILPDTITNIGEYMFRDCTALESVDLPDHLTTIKNHAFYNNSSLTSIIFPDSLVSIGNEAFRGCNGITFQTTGNNVHVSTLESGKVLICNGVILEWLADKTGAITIPEGITDIGTVFQGSGITSIDMPNSLNAIGDYAFRGCTSLTSIDLPDSLTTIGEGAFIGCTLLAAIDLYSTQLTSIGGYAFSGDDAFNGCTSLTSIDLPDSLTTIGRYAFAFSSLTSIGLPDSLTTIGEGAFFACASITAVNLSGTQVTSIDEYTFQGCTSLAAIDLSSIQLTSISGYAFNSCTSLTTIDLAGTQITSISGYAFNGCTSLAAINLSGTQVTSISSSAFSGCTALASVDLPYTLTTIGDDAFKGCNNITFHITGSGQFSTGGNGKLLIKNGVTLIAARTGGDITIPAGITDIGTVFRSSQITSIILPASLTSIGNEAFKGCSLLESISLPNTLTSIGNETFKGCSLLESISLPDTLTSIGEQAFGDCTSLEEIDLSMCISLTVLSKYIFIDCHALTSIKLPNSLTIINDGAFSGCHLLARFDFPYSLNSMGYNIFYSYYDPPALTTLIVRAVNPPAWDGSMYRSSIIIYVPDASVDAYQGASNWSAYASKIKPINELP; encoded by the coding sequence ATGAAAAGACAAGCTTTTAGAAAAACCGTTCTTATTATAGGGCTGCTGGGAACAATCATTTTTGCGGGATGTTCCAATCTATTTGACGCGCCGGTAAAGCCGGAACCCGGGATCAGTCCGGAAACAGCCGCCACAGGCAGGGTAAGTATATCCCTGGAAGGGACCGGAACGGACGAAGCAGGGCGGACCCTTTTCCCCCATGCGCCGGTATTCAGTAAATATGACCTGATTTTTACCCCCCTGGACGGGCAGACCGCAACGGCGCCGGTTACCATAACGGATGGGGCGCGGTATAGCCTGGACCTTGCGGGGGGCTACTGGACTATTGCGGCGGTAGGTTATGTACATATACAGGGCGTAAGCGGTATTACCGACGGGGATTATGAAGCGGCCCGTGGGGAAGCAACGAATATATATGTGTCTACCTACTCGGCTCAACAGATATCCATTGACATTAATGGAGGAGTACAGCCGGGACAGCAGGGGATATTCAGCTATACTGTTACCCTCCCCACAGGATTTAGCGCAGCTTTTCTGCAGATACTTCCATTAACGGGAGGCACGGCGCTTAAAGAAGTAAGCCTTTTGTCATCAAACCCTTCCGGCTCATTCGCCCTGGACGCAGGGTATTATTTTCTTAAAATAAAATACACCAAGGATGGGAAGGAAACCATACGGACCGAAGTTATCCATATTTACGGCGGCCTAACGACTGCGGCGGCGGGAACGAAGTACGATTTTACCGGGTTTAGCAGCATTGCGGACCTTATGTACTACCTGGCCAGCGCGGCGGTGAATACGGCGAGCAATCCCTATACCATCGTATTGAAGGGTATTAATCTGGAACAGGATTTGTATAAAGATTATGACCCCTTAAGACTGCTTTTTGAAGCCCTGAGCGGTAAGTATGTCAGACTAGACCTGAGTGCTTGTACCGGCTTCAACATACCTTACAGCTCTATTGAGTACAGACCGAATAAGGACAAGATAGTCTCACTTATACTGCCTGATACGATCACCAATATTGGCGAATACATGTTCAGGGACTGTACTGCGCTTGAGTCGGTAGATCTGCCGGATCACCTGACCACTATCAAAAATCATGCGTTTTATAACAATAGCTCCCTTACTTCGATAATTTTCCCCGATTCTCTGGTAAGTATCGGCAACGAGGCTTTTAGGGGCTGTAATGGCATTACCTTCCAGACTACCGGGAATAACGTTCATGTGAGTACCCTGGAATCCGGGAAAGTGCTTATATGCAACGGGGTAATACTGGAATGGTTGGCGGATAAGACCGGCGCTATAACGATACCTGAAGGTATTACCGATATAGGTACGGTATTCCAAGGAAGCGGGATTACCTCGATAGACATGCCAAATTCTCTGAACGCTATCGGCGATTACGCATTCAGAGGTTGTACTTCTCTTACCTCGATAGACCTGCCGGATTCGCTCACCACTATCGGTGAGGGGGCCTTCATCGGTTGTACTTTACTGGCCGCGATAGACCTTTACTCTACACAGTTGACCAGTATCGGCGGTTACGCATTCTCCGGCGACGATGCATTCAACGGTTGTACTTCCCTCACCTCGATAGACCTGCCGGATTCGCTCACCACTATCGGTAGATATGCATTTGCCTTTTCTTCGCTTACCTCGATAGGCCTGCCGGATTCGCTCACCACTATCGGCGAGGGAGCATTTTTTGCTTGTGCTTCGATAACCGCAGTAAACCTTTCCGGTACACAGGTGACTAGTATCGATGAATACACATTCCAAGGCTGTACTTCACTGGCCGCGATAGACCTTTCCTCCATACAGTTGACCAGTATCAGTGGTTACGCATTCAACAGCTGTACTTCGCTTACCACAATAGATCTCGCCGGCACACAGATAACCAGTATCAGCGGTTACGCATTCAACGGATGCACTTCGCTTGCCGCAATAAATCTTTCCGGCACACAGGTAACCAGTATCAGTAGTAGCGCATTCTCCGGATGCACTGCGCTTGCTTCTGTAGACTTGCCGTATACTCTGACTACTATCGGCGATGATGCATTCAAAGGCTGTAATAATATAACATTCCATATAACCGGAAGCGGACAATTCAGTACCGGTGGGAATGGAAAATTACTTATTAAAAACGGTGTAACCCTGATTGCGGCGCGTACAGGGGGGGATATTACCATACCTGCGGGGATTACCGATATAGGAACGGTATTCCGTTCCAGTCAGATTACTTCAATCATATTGCCCGCTTCCCTGACTAGTATCGGAAATGAGGCTTTTAAGGGCTGTAGTTTGCTTGAGTCGATAAGTCTGCCTAATACCCTTACCAGTATCGGAAATGAGACTTTTAAGGGCTGTAGTTTGCTTGAGTCGATAAGCCTACCTGATACCCTTACCAGTATCGGAGAACAAGCGTTCGGAGATTGTACATCCCTTGAGGAAATAGATCTATCCATGTGTATTTCACTAACCGTTTTAAGCAAATATATATTCATAGATTGTCATGCGCTTACGTCAATAAAACTTCCAAATTCATTAACTATTATAAATGATGGCGCATTTTCCGGTTGTCATTTGCTTGCACGGTTTGATTTTCCCTATTCTCTGAATAGCATGGGATATAATATATTTTATTCTTATTATGACCCGCCTGCTTTAACCACATTGATTGTAAGAGCCGTCAATCCTCCAGCATGGGATGGGTCCATGTACCGAAGCTCAATTATTATTTATGTCCCCGATGCAAGTGTGGACGCATATCAGGGCGCAAGCAATTGGAGCGCCTATGCGAGTAAGATTAAACCCATAAACGAACTTCCCTAA
- a CDS encoding phosphoribosylformylglycinamidine synthase, giving the protein MIRRVFVEKRAGFDGEARRLRAELADFLGAQYPELARLRDLRILQRYDVAGLEDGQFRGAVNLVFSEPQCDEVYYGELPAAGSGANTQVFGIEYLSGQFNQRADSAEQCVELAVGLRPVVRSARVFILEGERVISNEALEAVKRYLINPVDSREASMELPLTLEEKGAEPSDVPVLEGFSSANPRELDALAKGYGLAMSAGDLLFCRVYFSSIGRDPSLAELRVLDTYWSDHCRHTTFTTALEDIAIEEGGDPSSVLALKRALSLYEEARQEVYGEAAEKRKQTLMDLATIGTKVLNKRGLLTDLDESKEINACSIRVQAEFADGSYEPWLLLFKNETHNHPTEIEPFGGAATCLGGAIRDPLSGRAYVHQAMRVSGGGDPRRPLGDTLPGKLPQLKIAREAAAGYSSYGNQIGLTTGQVSEFYHPGFVAKRLELGAVIGAVPEAWVRREEPAPGDLVLLVGGKTGRDGIGGATGSSKAHTGESVESAGAEVQKGNAVEERKLQRLFRNSKVTALIKRCNDFGAGGVAVAVGELAAGLDINLDKVPKKYAGLDGMEIAISESQERMAVVVAAADAEKLIRYAAAENLDAVIIATVSASDEEDAAFSIEEADQGPRLRMSWRGKAVVDLSRRFLNSNGAPRSAKALMDLRGELCCTLQGSGVDVQGNEAAVLLKAVRVEEKDTAVLLKTLEQELGALRSGSRRGLQERFDGSIGAASALYPWGGAEQGTPECGMAALLPSLEKESRTVSLMSFGYDPDLAQRSPYEGAKSAIREALAKYACLGGNPWAARLSLQEYFERMDKPASWGKPLAALLGALEAELALGIPAIGGKDSMSGSYRDSVNGIDLAVPPTLVAFAAGTAPAAAVRSGALSGSPASVVILLYQAAEAGEWDVFRANMDALAALSDKGLVRAAYPVGSGGGAAALALMAFGNMTGLEVYEETLSLLQPAQRPGSVLVEIDGAALEGGANGAMVRAILAGTAATAPGGAAKAAPGVSGAKPCWAIAARTLAEPVFRVARCAADPAVQPGVRSGAAESAADLSAEAPLVKLRRIYEGVLAKVYPQTSTGVTAAEEPIAVAGSVPADGLEALVRSARTASAAAPGRKNAAGTAKPLVVLPVFPGTNCEWDMERAFRKAGARTRPIIFRNRNREDILESTQELAAAIAEAQIVALSGGFSAGDEPDGSGKFIANVFRSPAIAEELTKLLDARDGLVLGICNGFQALIKLGLVPYGEYREADPSMPTLSFNRIGRHVSRMVRTKVVANPSPWLALENPGTVHILPVSHGEGRIVIREEEGRALFAAGQVPFCYADPQGKPTMAEPDNPNGSDFAIEGLTSPDGRVLGKMAHSERCGEYVHINIPGNKRQRIFEAGVGYFG; this is encoded by the coding sequence CAGGTCTTTGGGATTGAGTACCTGAGCGGGCAGTTTAACCAGCGTGCTGATTCGGCGGAGCAGTGTGTGGAATTGGCGGTAGGGCTGAGGCCGGTGGTGCGCAGCGCCCGTGTTTTCATCCTGGAAGGGGAAAGGGTGATTTCAAATGAAGCGCTAGAAGCGGTAAAACGATACCTCATCAACCCGGTAGATTCCCGTGAAGCTTCTATGGAATTGCCCCTGACCCTGGAGGAAAAAGGAGCCGAGCCGTCTGATGTTCCGGTGCTGGAGGGATTTTCCTCCGCCAATCCCCGGGAACTGGATGCCCTTGCCAAAGGTTACGGCCTTGCCATGTCTGCCGGGGACCTTCTTTTTTGCCGGGTCTATTTCAGCAGCATAGGCCGGGACCCCAGCCTGGCAGAACTGCGGGTTTTGGATACCTACTGGTCTGACCATTGCCGACATACTACCTTTACTACCGCTCTGGAGGATATTGCCATTGAGGAAGGGGGCGACCCCTCTTCGGTCCTTGCTTTGAAGCGAGCTCTGTCCCTCTACGAGGAAGCGCGGCAGGAAGTTTACGGTGAAGCTGCGGAGAAACGGAAACAGACCCTCATGGACCTGGCGACTATCGGGACCAAGGTCTTGAACAAACGAGGGCTCCTAACTGATCTGGATGAGTCAAAGGAGATCAACGCCTGTTCCATCAGGGTTCAGGCGGAATTTGCCGACGGTTCCTATGAACCCTGGCTGCTCCTCTTTAAGAACGAAACCCACAACCACCCCACAGAGATCGAGCCTTTCGGCGGGGCTGCAACCTGCCTAGGGGGCGCCATCCGGGACCCCCTTTCCGGGCGGGCCTACGTGCATCAGGCCATGCGGGTCTCAGGGGGCGGGGATCCCCGGCGGCCCCTGGGGGACACTTTGCCCGGGAAGCTGCCCCAGCTCAAGATAGCCCGGGAAGCTGCGGCGGGCTACTCATCCTACGGCAACCAGATAGGGCTGACCACCGGGCAGGTGTCGGAATTCTACCACCCGGGCTTTGTGGCCAAGCGCCTGGAACTAGGGGCGGTGATTGGGGCGGTCCCGGAAGCTTGGGTGCGCCGGGAGGAACCGGCGCCGGGGGACCTGGTGCTCCTGGTGGGGGGGAAGACCGGCCGGGACGGCATAGGGGGCGCCACCGGTTCTTCCAAGGCCCACACCGGGGAGTCCGTGGAGAGCGCCGGGGCGGAGGTGCAGAAGGGAAATGCGGTGGAGGAACGGAAACTCCAGCGCCTCTTCCGCAACAGCAAAGTTACCGCCCTGATCAAGCGCTGCAATGACTTTGGCGCCGGGGGCGTGGCAGTGGCGGTGGGGGAGCTTGCCGCCGGGCTGGACATCAACCTGGATAAGGTTCCGAAAAAATATGCCGGCCTGGATGGCATGGAGATCGCTATCTCAGAATCCCAGGAACGTATGGCGGTAGTGGTTGCCGCCGCTGACGCAGAAAAACTGATCCGTTACGCAGCAGCGGAAAACCTGGACGCCGTGATTATTGCCACGGTCAGCGCTTCTGATGAAGAGGACGCCGCCTTTTCCATTGAAGAAGCCGACCAGGGTCCCCGGCTCAGAATGAGCTGGCGGGGTAAGGCTGTCGTGGACCTGTCCCGGCGTTTCCTTAACTCCAATGGCGCCCCCAGATCCGCCAAGGCGCTTATGGATCTGCGCGGGGAACTCTGTTGCACGTTGCAGGGGAGCGGGGTGGATGTTCAGGGTAACGAGGCGGCAGTATTACTGAAAGCGGTGAGAGTAGAAGAGAAGGATACCGCAGTATTACTGAAGACTCTAGAACAGGAACTGGGGGCCCTCCGCAGCGGGAGCCGCCGGGGTCTCCAGGAACGGTTTGACGGGTCCATCGGGGCGGCTTCGGCGCTCTACCCCTGGGGTGGGGCGGAACAGGGAACCCCGGAGTGCGGCATGGCGGCTCTGCTCCCTTCCCTGGAAAAGGAAAGCCGCACGGTCAGCCTGATGAGCTTCGGCTACGACCCGGACCTGGCCCAACGCAGTCCCTACGAAGGAGCTAAGTCGGCTATTCGGGAGGCCCTGGCAAAGTACGCCTGTTTGGGGGGCAATCCTTGGGCCGCCCGGCTTTCCCTCCAGGAGTACTTTGAACGCATGGACAAACCCGCTTCCTGGGGCAAACCCCTGGCCGCTCTTCTGGGTGCCCTGGAAGCGGAACTGGCCCTGGGCATACCCGCCATCGGCGGCAAGGACTCCATGTCCGGCAGCTACCGGGACAGCGTCAACGGCATCGACCTGGCGGTCCCCCCCACCCTGGTCGCCTTTGCCGCCGGAACCGCTCCGGCTGCTGCGGTCCGTTCCGGGGCCTTAAGCGGCAGCCCGGCATCGGTAGTGATCCTCCTGTATCAAGCCGCCGAAGCCGGTGAGTGGGACGTTTTCAGGGCCAACATGGACGCCCTGGCCGCCCTGTCCGACAAAGGCCTGGTCCGGGCCGCCTATCCCGTGGGCTCAGGGGGGGGTGCCGCAGCCCTGGCGCTCATGGCCTTTGGAAACATGACCGGCCTTGAGGTTTACGAAGAAACACTATCACTGTTGCAGCCGGCCCAGCGGCCGGGATCGGTCCTTGTGGAGATAGACGGCGCGGCCCTTGAGGGCGGCGCAAACGGCGCAATGGTTCGGGCAATACTGGCGGGCACCGCAGCTACGGCTCCGGGCGGTGCTGCCAAAGCAGCTCCAGGGGTTTCCGGGGCCAAGCCCTGCTGGGCCATTGCAGCCCGGACCCTGGCTGAGCCGGTTTTCCGGGTAGCCCGCTGCGCCGCCGATCCTGCGGTGCAGCCGGGTGTCAGGTCCGGGGCTGCGGAATCGGCGGCGGACTTATCCGCAGAGGCGCCATTAGTAAAGCTGCGCCGTATCTACGAAGGCGTCCTGGCTAAGGTCTACCCCCAGACCTCTACGGGGGTCACAGCGGCGGAAGAGCCAATTGCTGTTGCCGGTTCCGTGCCTGCTGATGGCCTGGAAGCGCTTGTCCGCAGTGCCAGAACCGCCTCCGCTGCAGCGCCGGGCAGAAAAAATGCCGCCGGAACCGCCAAGCCTTTAGTGGTGCTGCCGGTTTTTCCCGGCACAAACTGCGAGTGGGATATGGAGCGGGCTTTCCGCAAAGCCGGAGCGAGAACCCGGCCGATTATATTTAGGAACCGGAACCGGGAAGATATCCTGGAATCCACACAAGAACTGGCGGCTGCCATCGCGGAGGCCCAAATAGTGGCCCTGTCCGGGGGCTTCAGCGCCGGGGATGAGCCTGATGGGTCGGGGAAGTTCATCGCCAATGTGTTCCGATCCCCCGCCATTGCGGAGGAGTTAACAAAACTGCTGGATGCCCGGGACGGCCTGGTCCTGGGTATCTGCAACGGCTTCCAGGCCCTGATCAAGCTGGGCCTGGTCCCCTACGGTGAGTACCGGGAAGCGGACCCCTCCATGCCTACCCTGAGCTTTAACCGCATAGGTCGCCACGTTTCCCGCATGGTCCGCACTAAAGTTGTCGCCAACCCATCGCCCTGGCTTGCCCTGGAGAATCCGGGAACCGTCCACATACTTCCGGTGAGCCACGGGGAGGGCCGCATTGTTATCAGGGAAGAGGAGGGCCGGGCCCTCTTTGCCGCAGGGCAGGTCCCCTTCTGTTACGCCGATCCCCAGGGCAAGCCCACCATGGCCGAGCCGGACAACCCCAACGGTTCCGACTTCGCCATCGAGGGCCTCACCAGCCCGGATGGCCGGGTCCTGGGGAAGATGGCCCACTCGGAACGCTGCGGGGAATACGTGCATATCAACATACCGGGGAACAAGCGCCAGCGGATCTTTGAGGCAGGTGTGGGGTATTTCGGGTAG
- a CDS encoding histidine triad nucleotide-binding protein has product MMDDCIFCKIISGEIPSKKLYEDDEILAFHDVSPQAPVHFLLIPKKHIRNIMELGKDDVALTGRMINKAQELAVGQGCGEKGARFVINCKSDGGQTVNHLHIHVLGGRPLDWPPG; this is encoded by the coding sequence ATGATGGACGATTGTATTTTTTGTAAAATCATAAGCGGTGAAATCCCCAGCAAGAAGCTTTATGAGGATGATGAAATTCTGGCCTTCCACGATGTATCTCCCCAGGCGCCGGTTCACTTCCTCCTGATCCCTAAAAAGCACATCCGCAACATCATGGAACTGGGAAAGGACGATGTGGCCCTGACAGGCCGGATGATCAACAAGGCCCAGGAGCTGGCGGTCGGACAGGGCTGCGGCGAAAAGGGCGCCCGGTTCGTGATCAACTGCAAGTCCGACGGTGGGCAGACCGTGAACCACCTGCACATCCATGTCCTGGGCGGCCGGCCCCTGGACTGGCCTCCGGGGTGA
- a CDS encoding beta strand repeat-containing protein has product MKKYVFRGITVLALACGLILSACSNPTGGGGNNSWVLPSPIPQVGNGILTINDIPGGIETFAVYISSDEITSADYTSLLTSYVALGAVTETSSDSVAIPLYTSDGTTTFSGNGTYSILVISSTGSSLVRAVNNKTFANGSVTISWADLQDLSSQNSTNGTLTINDVPTGTGTFAVYITTSEISSSNYTSILTSYVALGAVTGSNSGSVTIPLYTTSGGTSAFSNSGTYSILVISSTGSSLVRAVNNRTFANGSATISWANLQDLSSQNSTNGTLTINDVPTGTGTFAVYITTSEISSSNYTSILTSYVALGAVTGSNSGSVTIPLYTTSGGTSAFSSSGTYSILVISSTGSSLVRAVNNRTFANGSATISWADLQNLSNLGGEGGILTINDVPSGTGTFAVYITVDEITSATTSIPTSYVAIGAVTGSSGSVALPLYTITGGTAFNGTGYYSILVFGSTGSGLIQGVNDIEFTNGGAEISWNDLQNVSSIPGTNAIPLKDNVWYDNTITDGASHEYQFYAQQGKSYLVSWNDGSYGNGTKTGDIKVSASWKGGTSIFSSESYGGFNYPKLIEAEKSGYIKIKVEKRDYYNPGTYGLIYWESQGVLTVQIGFKGPNDITVSGDLKLDISDNNSITLSVGDASAYSGFKWIIDGAELSGQTSSSITLSASVYNTPGVYHLTAVAYQGVVPYSREISFAVVP; this is encoded by the coding sequence ATGAAAAAATATGTATTCCGGGGAATAACCGTTCTGGCCTTAGCCTGTGGTTTGATTCTATCCGCTTGCAGTAATCCAACAGGCGGCGGGGGCAATAATTCATGGGTCCTCCCAAGCCCTATTCCCCAAGTTGGAAACGGGATATTGACTATTAACGATATACCCGGAGGAATAGAAACCTTCGCGGTGTATATTAGCTCAGACGAAATAACATCAGCAGATTATACTTCACTCCTGACGAGTTACGTGGCCCTTGGCGCAGTGACCGAAACCAGCAGTGATTCTGTTGCCATACCCCTTTATACTTCGGATGGAACCACAACATTCAGTGGCAATGGCACATATTCAATTTTGGTCATCAGTTCAACCGGAAGTTCATTGGTACGGGCGGTGAATAATAAAACTTTCGCCAATGGATCGGTGACGATTTCCTGGGCTGATCTACAGGATCTTTCCAGCCAAAACAGCACAAACGGCACATTGACTATCAACGATGTACCTACCGGGACCGGAACCTTTGCGGTGTATATTACCACAAGCGAAATATCATCATCAAACTATACTTCAATCCTGACGAGTTACGTGGCTCTTGGCGCAGTGACCGGCAGCAACAGTGGTTCTGTTACCATACCACTTTATACGACATCCGGGGGAACTTCGGCATTCAGTAATAGTGGCACTTACTCAATTCTGGTCATTAGCTCAACCGGAAGTTCATTGGTACGGGCGGTGAATAACAGGACCTTCGCCAATGGATCGGCGACGATTTCCTGGGCTAATCTACAAGATCTTTCCAGCCAAAACAGCACAAACGGCACATTGACTATCAACGATGTGCCCACCGGGACCGGAACCTTTGCGGTGTATATTACCACAAGCGAAATATCATCATCAAACTATACTTCAATCCTGACGAGTTACGTGGCTCTTGGCGCAGTGACCGGCAGCAACAGTGGTTCTGTTACCATACCACTTTATACGACATCCGGGGGAACTTCGGCATTCAGTAGTAGTGGCACTTACTCAATTCTGGTCATTAGCTCAACCGGAAGTTCATTGGTACGGGCGGTGAATAACAGGACCTTCGCCAATGGATCGGCGACGATTTCCTGGGCTGATCTACAGAATCTTTCCAACCTGGGCGGCGAAGGCGGGATACTGACGATAAACGATGTACCTAGTGGGACCGGAACCTTTGCGGTGTATATTACGGTTGATGAAATTACATCGGCTACTACTTCGATCCCAACAAGTTACGTTGCTATTGGAGCAGTAACCGGAAGCAGCGGTTCTGTTGCGCTGCCTCTTTATACGATAACCGGGGGTACGGCATTTAACGGAACCGGCTATTATTCAATTCTGGTCTTTGGTTCAACCGGGAGCGGCCTGATACAGGGGGTAAACGACATAGAGTTTACTAATGGGGGAGCTGAAATTTCCTGGAACGATTTGCAGAACGTATCCAGCATTCCCGGCACCAACGCAATACCCTTGAAGGACAATGTTTGGTATGACAATACCATTACGGATGGGGCATCCCATGAATACCAATTCTACGCCCAGCAGGGAAAGTCTTATTTAGTGTCTTGGAATGACGGCTCTTATGGGAATGGAACCAAAACCGGGGATATAAAAGTTTCCGCTTCATGGAAGGGCGGAACAAGTATATTTTCCAGTGAGTCTTACGGAGGATTTAACTACCCCAAGCTTATTGAAGCCGAAAAATCAGGATATATCAAAATAAAAGTCGAAAAGAGGGACTATTACAATCCCGGAACCTATGGCCTTATCTATTGGGAAAGCCAGGGGGTCTTGACAGTACAAATCGGCTTCAAAGGGCCGAATGATATCACCGTCTCAGGCGATTTAAAGTTGGATATAAGTGATAATAATTCTATCACCCTTAGTGTAGGGGATGCTTCGGCGTACTCGGGCTTCAAGTGGATTATAGACGGGGCAGAGCTCAGCGGCCAAACAAGCTCAAGCATAACACTATCCGCTTCGGTTTATAATACACCCGGTGTTTATCATCTTACCGCAGTTGCATACCAGGGCGTAGTCCCCTATTCACGGGAAATCAGCTTTGCGGTAGTACCATAA
- the crcB gene encoding fluoride efflux transporter CrcB has product MQYLSVLAGGAMGALLRYLSTQGISGLIKTPFPAGTLLVNMIGSLVIGFLFGVFETRAVPAGLRLFLITGFLGGYTTFSSYSLETVRLFLAGNISAAFINLALNNLLCLGFTFLGLGLSQKLVAHV; this is encoded by the coding sequence ATGCAGTACCTATCGGTTCTTGCAGGAGGCGCTATGGGCGCTTTATTACGGTACCTGTCAACCCAGGGGATAAGTGGGCTTATCAAAACACCCTTCCCAGCGGGCACCCTCCTGGTCAATATGATAGGGTCCCTCGTTATAGGGTTTCTGTTCGGGGTTTTTGAAACCCGCGCGGTCCCCGCCGGCCTCCGGCTCTTCCTCATCACCGGGTTTCTCGGGGGCTACACCACCTTCTCTTCCTATTCACTGGAAACAGTACGGCTGTTTTTAGCCGGTAACATTTCTGCGGCTTTCATCAACCTGGCCCTCAATAACCTACTCTGCCTGGGCTTTACCTTTTTAGGCCTGGGCCTAAGCCAAAAACTGGTGGCCCATGTTTAA
- the serS gene encoding serine--tRNA ligase, with translation MLDYHFIADNLPAVKKNITDRYMKADADAVVRLFNRRTELVTALQSLQQQRNANAAAMKGKLEPDKRAALIEEGKKLKDDIAGEETELGSVEAELDTEGRRIPNMAHPQAPVGKEDKDNLEVKRVGEPTKFDFEPVDHVKLGQDLDIIDFDSATKVSGTKFYYLKNEGVFLELGLVRYALDILQKRGFTPFITPDIAKEEILEGIGFNPRGAESNVYTVEDEGTCLVGTAEITLGGYYSNVILPREKLPLRMAGLSHCFRREAGAAGQFSKGLYRVHQFTKLEMFVYCLPEDSDRLHEELRAVEEEIFAGLEIPFRVVDTCTGDLGAPAYRKWDLEAWMPGRNNGEWGEVTSTSNCTDYQARRLNIKYKDDDGKNKFVHMLNGTAIAVSRGIIAILENFQQADGTVKLPKALVPYCGFEVIQKKGGV, from the coding sequence ATGTTGGACTATCATTTTATTGCAGACAATCTCCCGGCGGTGAAAAAAAATATCACCGACCGCTATATGAAGGCCGATGCGGATGCGGTGGTCCGCCTTTTTAACCGCCGTACCGAGCTGGTCACGGCGCTCCAGTCCCTGCAGCAGCAGCGGAACGCCAACGCTGCTGCCATGAAGGGCAAGCTTGAACCGGACAAGCGGGCCGCTTTGATAGAAGAGGGGAAGAAGCTCAAGGACGACATTGCCGGGGAGGAGACCGAGCTGGGGTCGGTGGAAGCGGAGCTGGACACCGAAGGGCGGCGCATACCCAATATGGCCCATCCCCAGGCGCCAGTGGGCAAGGAAGACAAGGATAACCTGGAAGTGAAACGGGTGGGGGAGCCTACCAAGTTTGACTTTGAGCCTGTGGACCATGTGAAGCTGGGCCAGGACCTGGATATTATCGACTTTGATTCGGCCACCAAGGTTTCGGGGACCAAATTTTACTACCTTAAAAACGAAGGGGTGTTCCTGGAACTCGGCCTGGTGCGCTATGCCCTGGATATTTTGCAGAAACGGGGCTTTACCCCCTTCATCACCCCGGATATTGCCAAGGAGGAAATCCTGGAAGGCATAGGCTTCAACCCCCGGGGCGCGGAGTCCAATGTCTACACTGTGGAGGATGAGGGGACCTGCCTGGTGGGAACCGCAGAGATCACCCTGGGGGGCTACTACTCCAACGTGATCCTGCCCCGGGAAAAATTGCCCCTGCGCATGGCCGGGCTTTCCCACTGTTTTCGCCGGGAAGCGGGCGCCGCAGGGCAATTTTCCAAGGGACTTTACCGGGTACACCAGTTCACCAAACTTGAGATGTTCGTCTACTGCCTGCCCGAAGATTCGGACAGGCTCCATGAGGAGCTTCGTGCTGTTGAAGAAGAGATATTCGCAGGCCTGGAGATTCCCTTCCGGGTAGTGGATACCTGCACCGGCGACCTGGGCGCCCCGGCCTACCGCAAGTGGGACCTAGAAGCCTGGATGCCGGGTCGCAACAACGGCGAGTGGGGGGAGGTTACCTCCACCTCAAACTGTACCGACTACCAGGCCCGGCGGCTCAACATCAAATACAAGGACGATGACGGGAAAAACAAATTTGTCCACATGCTCAACGGCACTGCCATCGCGGTCTCCCGGGGGATCATCGCCATCTTGGAAAATTTTCAGCAGGCCGACGGCACAGTAAAGCTGCCAAAAGCCCTGGTTCCCTACTGCGGCTTTGAGGTGATTCAGAAAAAAGGCGGGGTATGA